In Rhineura floridana isolate rRhiFlo1 chromosome 1, rRhiFlo1.hap2, whole genome shotgun sequence, the following proteins share a genomic window:
- the ATP6V1C1 gene encoding V-type proton ATPase subunit C 1 isoform X1, with translation MLMKVKEECTKAGLQLNIKKIKCFPSIFQNHQRCSKETKMTEFWLISAPGEKTCQQTWEKLCAATIKNNNLSTNAKFNIPDLKVGTLDVLVGLSDELAKLDAFVEGVVKKVAQYMADVLEDSKDKVQENLLANGVDLVTYITRFQWDMAKYPIKQSLKNISEIIAKGVTQIDNDLKARASAYNNLKGNLQNLERKNAGSLLTRSLAEIVKKDDFVLDSEYLITLLVVVPKINYIDWLKQYETLTDMIVPRSSNVLSEDQDSYLCNVTLFRKAVDEFRHKARENKFMVRDFQYNEEEMKADKEEMNRLSTDKKKQFGPLVRWLKVNFSEAFIAWIHVKALRVFVESVLRYGLPVNFQAMLLQPNKKTMKKLREVLYDLYKHLDSSAAAIIDATMDIPGLNLSQQEYYPYVYYKIDCNLLEFK, from the exons atgctgatgaaagttaaagaggaatgcacaaaagcaggactacagctgaacatcaagaagattaaa tgTTTTCCCTCGATCTTTCAAAATCATCAGCGTTGCAGCAAAGAGACAAAAATGACGGAGTTCTGGCTGATTTCTGCTCCTGGGGAGAAAACATGTCAGCAGACGTGGGAGAAACTGTGTGCTGCAACTATAAAAAATAACAACCTTTCCACCAATGCAAAGTTTAATATTCCAGATTTAAAG GTTGGCACCCTTGATGTGTTAGTTGGCTTGTCTGATGAGCTGGCTAAATTGGATGCGTTTGTGGAAGG GGTTGTCAAAAAAGTGGCACAGTATATGGCTGATGTGCTGGAAGACAGTAAAGATAAAGTTCAGGAAAATCTTCTGGCCAATGGAG TTGATTTGGTCACCTACATTACAAGGTTCCAGTGGGATATGGCAAAGTATCCAATCAAGCAGTCTCTGAAGAATATTTCAGAAATAATTGCCAAG GGAGTGACTCAGATTGACAATGATCTAAAGGCAAGGGCATCTGCTTACAACAACCTGAAAGGCAACCTTCAAAACTTAGAAAGGAAGAATGC GGGAAGTTTGCTAACCAGAAGTCTGGCTGAAATTGTAAAGAAAGACGACTTTGTACTTGATTCTGAATACTTGATTACATTGTTAGTGGTTGTACCAAA GATAAATTATATTGACTGGTTGAAGCAGTATGAAACGTTGACAGATATGATAGTTCCACGATCCAGCAA TGTTCTTTCTGAGGACCAGGATAGTTATCTCTGTAATGTCACCTTGTTCAGGAAGGCAGTAGATGAGTTCAGACACAAAGCCAGGGAAAACAA GTTTATGGTCCGTGACTTTCAGTATAATGAAGAAGAGATGAAGGCAGACAAGGAAGAAATGAACAGGCTATCTACTGATAAGAAGAAACAATTT GGGCCACTAGTACGATGGCTGAAAGTGAATTTTAGTGAAGCTTTCATTGCATGGATTCATGTGAAAGCACTGAGAGTCTTCGTTGAATCTGTTCTAAG GTATGGATTGCCAGTGAACTTCCAGGCTATGCTACTTCAGCCCAACAAGAAAACAATGAAGAAATTGAGAGAGGTTTTGTATGACTTATATAAACATCTTgacagcagtgcagcagcaatCATTGAT
- the ATP6V1C1 gene encoding V-type proton ATPase subunit C 1 isoform X2: protein MTEFWLISAPGEKTCQQTWEKLCAATIKNNNLSTNAKFNIPDLKVGTLDVLVGLSDELAKLDAFVEGVVKKVAQYMADVLEDSKDKVQENLLANGVDLVTYITRFQWDMAKYPIKQSLKNISEIIAKGVTQIDNDLKARASAYNNLKGNLQNLERKNAGSLLTRSLAEIVKKDDFVLDSEYLITLLVVVPKINYIDWLKQYETLTDMIVPRSSNVLSEDQDSYLCNVTLFRKAVDEFRHKARENKFMVRDFQYNEEEMKADKEEMNRLSTDKKKQFGPLVRWLKVNFSEAFIAWIHVKALRVFVESVLRYGLPVNFQAMLLQPNKKTMKKLREVLYDLYKHLDSSAAAIIDATMDIPGLNLSQQEYYPYVYYKIDCNLLEFK, encoded by the exons ATGACGGAGTTCTGGCTGATTTCTGCTCCTGGGGAGAAAACATGTCAGCAGACGTGGGAGAAACTGTGTGCTGCAACTATAAAAAATAACAACCTTTCCACCAATGCAAAGTTTAATATTCCAGATTTAAAG GTTGGCACCCTTGATGTGTTAGTTGGCTTGTCTGATGAGCTGGCTAAATTGGATGCGTTTGTGGAAGG GGTTGTCAAAAAAGTGGCACAGTATATGGCTGATGTGCTGGAAGACAGTAAAGATAAAGTTCAGGAAAATCTTCTGGCCAATGGAG TTGATTTGGTCACCTACATTACAAGGTTCCAGTGGGATATGGCAAAGTATCCAATCAAGCAGTCTCTGAAGAATATTTCAGAAATAATTGCCAAG GGAGTGACTCAGATTGACAATGATCTAAAGGCAAGGGCATCTGCTTACAACAACCTGAAAGGCAACCTTCAAAACTTAGAAAGGAAGAATGC GGGAAGTTTGCTAACCAGAAGTCTGGCTGAAATTGTAAAGAAAGACGACTTTGTACTTGATTCTGAATACTTGATTACATTGTTAGTGGTTGTACCAAA GATAAATTATATTGACTGGTTGAAGCAGTATGAAACGTTGACAGATATGATAGTTCCACGATCCAGCAA TGTTCTTTCTGAGGACCAGGATAGTTATCTCTGTAATGTCACCTTGTTCAGGAAGGCAGTAGATGAGTTCAGACACAAAGCCAGGGAAAACAA GTTTATGGTCCGTGACTTTCAGTATAATGAAGAAGAGATGAAGGCAGACAAGGAAGAAATGAACAGGCTATCTACTGATAAGAAGAAACAATTT GGGCCACTAGTACGATGGCTGAAAGTGAATTTTAGTGAAGCTTTCATTGCATGGATTCATGTGAAAGCACTGAGAGTCTTCGTTGAATCTGTTCTAAG GTATGGATTGCCAGTGAACTTCCAGGCTATGCTACTTCAGCCCAACAAGAAAACAATGAAGAAATTGAGAGAGGTTTTGTATGACTTATATAAACATCTTgacagcagtgcagcagcaatCATTGAT